A genome region from Vibrio tapetis subsp. tapetis includes the following:
- a CDS encoding LysR substrate-binding domain-containing protein, whose product MLPPLKALVAFEAVARLGSIGAAARELHVTQAAVSQQLKGLESFLDTQLFERNKRGVTLTQSAQQYLPVVAGSLQHLRLQTQILFGAQQDDVLSIKVNHSICHNWLLPKLTDFTYRFPFIRLDLSLVDWPSTTPCTDADVELTNGYVESEFTRNERLFQETWLLVCSPEFYLANEVALTQQKFEGMPAVQVKGYEESWMQWLSHNGVRPSLPNVQLEVSNSLHGLQAVKHGMGIMLVRSLVAQKSLDAGELVLASTALMPTDSAHYLITHHKRNAKVNFFCDWLSSQIQRDLEKDSFPNAFITQE is encoded by the coding sequence ATGCTTCCACCTCTAAAAGCATTAGTCGCATTCGAAGCGGTTGCCCGGCTAGGTTCGATAGGAGCCGCTGCTCGCGAACTCCATGTGACTCAAGCGGCCGTTAGTCAGCAGCTTAAAGGCTTAGAATCCTTCTTAGACACTCAGCTATTCGAGCGTAATAAGCGGGGCGTTACCTTAACCCAAAGTGCTCAGCAATATCTCCCCGTTGTGGCAGGCTCCCTTCAACACCTTAGGCTTCAAACTCAGATCTTATTTGGCGCGCAACAAGACGATGTGCTGTCCATCAAGGTTAACCATTCTATTTGTCATAATTGGCTACTGCCTAAATTAACCGACTTTACCTATCGCTTTCCTTTTATTCGTTTAGATCTTTCGCTGGTGGATTGGCCTTCAACGACGCCATGTACCGATGCTGATGTCGAGCTGACTAATGGCTATGTTGAATCCGAGTTCACGAGGAATGAACGCTTGTTTCAAGAAACGTGGTTATTGGTGTGCAGTCCTGAGTTTTATTTAGCCAATGAAGTGGCATTAACTCAACAAAAATTTGAAGGCATGCCGGCTGTTCAAGTTAAAGGGTATGAGGAAAGCTGGATGCAGTGGCTAAGCCATAATGGCGTGAGGCCAAGTTTGCCTAACGTTCAGCTTGAAGTGTCCAATTCTCTTCATGGGTTGCAAGCGGTAAAACACGGAATGGGCATCATGTTGGTGCGCTCGCTTGTTGCTCAAAAATCGTTAGACGCAGGCGAGTTAGTATTGGCTAGTACGGCTTTGATGCCGACCGACTCAGCGCATTATTTGATCACTCACCATAAGCGAAATGCCAAGGTGAACTTTTTTTGTGATTGGTTATCTAGCCAAATTCAACGTGACCTCGAGAAAGACAGTTTTCCTAACGCCTTTATTACACAAGAGTAA
- a CDS encoding DMT family transporter, translated as MSPAIALSIAIVCEVFATSWLPKTEQFSNPVPTLMVVSGYGLAFYLLSVAVQSMSLGVAYAIWCGAGIVLVAGFGWLVYGQKLDLYAIIGIGFILAGTIIINVWSQSVQH; from the coding sequence ATTTCACCCGCCATTGCATTGTCGATTGCGATCGTTTGTGAAGTGTTTGCGACATCTTGGTTACCGAAAACGGAGCAGTTTTCTAATCCGGTTCCTACTTTGATGGTTGTGAGTGGGTATGGTTTGGCGTTTTATCTGCTTTCTGTTGCAGTACAGTCGATGTCGTTGGGCGTAGCTTATGCCATCTGGTGTGGTGCTGGGATCGTTCTCGTCGCCGGCTTTGGTTGGTTAGTGTATGGCCAAAAATTAGATCTGTACGCCATCATCGGCATCGGGTTCATTCTGGCTGGGACGATTATAATCAATGTCTGGTCACAATCTGTTCAACATTAA
- the xthA gene encoding exodeoxyribonuclease III: MKVISFNINGLRARLHQLQAVIDKHDPDVIGLQEIKVHDEAFPIEDVEAMGYKVYFHGQKAHYGVAMLCKQAPISVQKGFPTDNDEHQKRMIMATFEQENGEKVTVLNGYFPQGDNISHETKFPYKEQFYKDLMTYLNDHHTNEEQLIIMGDINISPIDLDIGIGAPNAKRWLKTGKCSFQPIEREWLQTLKDWGFEDTFRNLHPEVDDQFSWFDYRSKGFPDNRGLRIDVVMATPGLAKKCTEAGIDYELRGIEKPSDHAPIWSTFK, translated from the coding sequence ATGAAAGTCATCAGCTTTAATATCAATGGCCTACGCGCACGCCTGCATCAACTTCAAGCAGTCATCGATAAACACGATCCAGACGTAATCGGTCTGCAGGAAATCAAAGTACACGATGAAGCTTTTCCAATCGAAGATGTTGAAGCGATGGGATACAAAGTCTACTTCCATGGTCAAAAAGCCCATTACGGTGTCGCTATGCTGTGTAAACAAGCGCCAATTTCAGTGCAAAAAGGCTTCCCCACTGACAACGATGAACATCAAAAACGCATGATCATGGCCACCTTCGAGCAAGAAAATGGCGAGAAGGTCACCGTACTAAATGGTTATTTCCCTCAAGGTGATAACATCAGTCACGAGACTAAGTTCCCTTATAAAGAGCAATTTTATAAAGACTTAATGACCTATTTAAATGACCATCACACCAATGAAGAACAATTGATCATCATGGGGGATATTAATATCAGCCCGATCGATTTAGACATTGGTATTGGGGCTCCAAATGCCAAGCGCTGGCTGAAGACGGGTAAATGTTCTTTCCAACCAATCGAACGTGAGTGGTTACAGACTCTAAAAGACTGGGGCTTTGAAGATACATTCCGTAACTTGCACCCGGAAGTAGACGATCAGTTCTCGTGGTTTGATTATCGCTCTAAAGGCTTTCCAGATAACCGTGGACTGCGTATTGATGTGGTTATGGCGACACCTGGTCTAGCTAAGAAATGCACTGAAGCTGGCATTGACTATGAATTACGCGGTATTGAAAAACCGTCAGATCACGCGCCTATTTGGTCTACGTTTAAATAA
- a CDS encoding ABC transporter permease, which produces MDFSLIIDSLPIYLDGLWTTAWLVSIALVLGLCVAIPLAVARNSQNPILKYPCWAYIYFFRGTPLLVQLYLIYYGMDQFFPVKDTLWEHAWFCALIAFVLNTSAYTSEIIRGAINGLPSGEVEAAKAYGMSTWKTYKRIILPSALRRALPAYSNEVIFMIHGSAVAGIVTILDLTGAARLVNSRYYAPFESFLTAGLFYMCLTFIVLFAFKKAEKRYLAYMRPLS; this is translated from the coding sequence ATGGATTTTTCTCTCATCATTGACAGTCTGCCAATTTATCTCGATGGTTTGTGGACCACAGCTTGGCTAGTGAGCATTGCACTTGTTTTAGGCTTATGTGTTGCGATACCTCTTGCGGTTGCTCGAAATAGCCAGAACCCAATTCTTAAGTACCCATGCTGGGCGTATATCTATTTTTTCCGTGGCACCCCGCTACTGGTTCAGTTATATCTGATTTATTACGGAATGGACCAATTTTTTCCTGTAAAAGATACGTTATGGGAGCATGCTTGGTTTTGCGCGTTAATCGCTTTTGTATTGAACACATCGGCATACACCTCGGAAATTATCCGAGGCGCGATTAATGGCTTACCGAGTGGCGAGGTTGAGGCTGCAAAGGCTTATGGTATGAGCACATGGAAAACGTATAAGCGAATTATATTACCCAGTGCCTTAAGACGAGCGTTACCTGCATACAGTAATGAAGTGATCTTCATGATCCACGGATCTGCTGTCGCAGGTATTGTTACTATTCTTGATTTAACGGGTGCTGCAAGGTTAGTTAACTCACGCTACTACGCTCCGTTTGAATCATTCTTAACAGCCGGCTTATTTTATATGTGCCTTACCTTTATCGTGTTATTTGCTTTTAAGAAAGCAGAGAAGCGCTATTTAGCGTATATGCGGCCTTTGAGCTAG
- a CDS encoding ABC transporter permease, with amino-acid sequence MLDLQGYEASILKGAWLTVEVAVLSLLLAVILGMLGALAKMAPYRWARAVATLYTTIIRGIPDLVLMMLIFFGGQILLNNSLYSVNEWLNEWMTGRNPAHEWTAYLPDYIDVSPFVAGVLTIGFIFGAYMAETFRGAIMAVDKGEMEAAKAYGMSGVMAFRRILLPQMIRHALPGFGNNWLVLLKTTALVSIIGLEDMVRVSSLAAGSTKMPFTFYMTVAMIFLFLTAVSTGLLKLVERKFTIHTR; translated from the coding sequence ATGCTGGATCTTCAAGGATATGAAGCCTCCATCCTAAAAGGAGCGTGGTTAACCGTCGAAGTTGCTGTGTTATCTCTGTTACTTGCAGTGATACTAGGCATGCTAGGTGCGTTGGCTAAAATGGCACCGTATCGCTGGGCGCGAGCGGTTGCAACACTGTATACCACCATCATTCGTGGCATCCCAGATCTTGTATTAATGATGCTTATCTTTTTCGGTGGACAGATCTTACTTAACAATAGCCTCTATTCCGTTAACGAATGGCTTAACGAATGGATGACAGGACGTAATCCTGCACACGAATGGACGGCATACCTCCCTGATTACATAGACGTTAGCCCATTTGTTGCTGGCGTCCTCACTATTGGCTTCATCTTTGGTGCCTATATGGCCGAAACTTTCCGTGGTGCGATCATGGCCGTTGATAAAGGCGAGATGGAAGCGGCGAAAGCTTATGGCATGAGTGGTGTGATGGCATTTCGACGAATTTTGTTGCCTCAGATGATCCGCCATGCATTGCCCGGGTTTGGAAACAACTGGTTAGTGCTACTAAAAACCACCGCTTTGGTCTCTATTATCGGCCTTGAAGACATGGTGAGAGTAAGTTCGCTTGCTGCAGGTTCAACCAAAATGCCATTCACATTTTATATGACGGTGGCAATGATCTTCCTATTTTTAACTGCAGTTTCAACCGGTTTATTAAAGCTGGTTGAACGCAAATTTACTATTCACACGAGGTAG
- a CDS encoding ABC transporter substrate-binding protein, with protein MKKWLLVAAIAATAATGVAQAKDWKTVRFGIEGAYPPFSWTEADGSLKGFDVDMANALCDEMKVKCKLVAQDWDGIIPSLLARKYDAIIAAMSITEERKKKIDFTGKYALIPNKFIAKKGAGLNFEQLDGVKIGVQRATTHDKYISDNYKDVEIVRYGTFDEAYLDLANGRIAAVLGDASALEEGVINKAGGDAYEFVGPSLTDPKWFGEGFGIATRKQDKDLTNKLNAAIKSLRAKGEYQKIAAKYFNYDVYGQ; from the coding sequence ATGAAAAAGTGGTTATTAGTTGCAGCGATTGCTGCTACAGCGGCAACAGGTGTTGCACAAGCCAAGGATTGGAAAACAGTACGTTTTGGTATCGAAGGTGCTTACCCTCCATTTAGCTGGACAGAGGCAGACGGCTCTCTTAAAGGCTTTGATGTTGATATGGCCAACGCACTTTGTGACGAAATGAAAGTGAAATGTAAATTAGTAGCGCAAGACTGGGATGGCATCATTCCTTCGTTGCTGGCTCGTAAATATGACGCAATCATTGCGGCAATGTCTATCACGGAAGAACGTAAAAAGAAAATCGACTTTACTGGCAAATACGCACTTATTCCTAATAAATTTATTGCCAAAAAAGGTGCAGGACTAAACTTTGAACAGCTGGATGGCGTTAAAATTGGCGTTCAGCGTGCAACGACTCACGACAAATACATTTCAGACAACTACAAAGATGTAGAAATCGTACGTTACGGTACTTTTGATGAAGCTTACCTCGATCTCGCAAATGGTCGTATTGCTGCGGTATTGGGTGATGCATCGGCTCTTGAAGAAGGTGTAATTAATAAAGCGGGTGGCGACGCCTATGAATTCGTTGGTCCTTCTCTGACGGATCCTAAATGGTTCGGTGAAGGCTTTGGTATTGCAACACGTAAGCAAGACAAAGACTTAACGAATAAACTGAATGCAGCTATTAAGTCATTACGAGCAAAAGGCGAGTACCAAAAGATCGCAGCCAAATACTTTAACTACGACGTATACGGTCAGTAA
- a CDS encoding ABC transporter ATP-binding protein, whose protein sequence is MKDSAALDIKELHKTFGQNEVLKGISLEAHKGDVISIIGSSGSGKSTFLRCINLLETPTAGEIWVNGELIQMKNNRQGESVPANEKQVQRIRSRLAMVFQGFNLWSHLTVLENVIEAPIHVLGVPKAQAIENAEVLLKKVGLYERKDYYPGHLSGGQQQRAAIARALAVDPEVMLFDEPTSALDPELVGEVLGVMRDLADEGRTMLVVTHEMAFARDVSNHVMFLHQGKVEEQGHPEKLFSNPESERLQQFISSIY, encoded by the coding sequence ATGAAGGATTCAGCAGCGCTGGATATCAAAGAACTGCACAAAACGTTCGGTCAAAATGAAGTATTGAAAGGCATCTCATTAGAGGCGCACAAAGGGGATGTTATCTCCATTATTGGCTCTTCCGGTTCCGGTAAGAGTACCTTTCTTCGTTGTATTAACCTTCTTGAAACCCCAACTGCGGGTGAAATTTGGGTGAACGGCGAACTTATCCAAATGAAAAATAATCGACAAGGCGAGTCTGTCCCAGCTAATGAAAAGCAAGTTCAACGCATTCGTTCGCGTTTAGCGATGGTTTTTCAAGGGTTCAACTTATGGTCGCATTTAACCGTTCTTGAGAATGTCATTGAAGCCCCTATACACGTACTTGGTGTTCCTAAAGCTCAAGCAATAGAGAATGCGGAAGTGCTGCTTAAAAAAGTAGGGCTGTACGAGCGTAAAGATTACTACCCAGGTCACTTGTCTGGTGGGCAACAGCAACGAGCTGCTATTGCAAGAGCGTTAGCGGTCGACCCTGAAGTGATGCTATTTGACGAACCGACCTCTGCACTTGACCCTGAGTTAGTAGGGGAAGTACTAGGTGTAATGCGAGACTTGGCTGATGAAGGTCGAACCATGTTGGTCGTGACTCATGAAATGGCGTTTGCCCGTGATGTTTCGAACCACGTCATGTTTTTGCACCAAGGTAAAGTTGAAGAGCAGGGTCATCCTGAAAAACTGTTTAGTAATCCAGAGTCTGAAAGGCTGCAACAGTTTATATCGTCTATATATTAA
- the tnpA gene encoding IS66 family insertion sequence element accessory protein TnpA — protein MAKRRSNQEWQALFEQYESSNITQRVFCEQHGLSLSTFFAKRRQLQTAALPMPVGFVRAEVVEKTTKYQAQIATANMTLLVNDVELNIPQGTPAAYLAELIGALS, from the coding sequence ATGGCAAAACGACGTTCTAACCAGGAATGGCAAGCTCTCTTTGAGCAATATGAAAGTAGCAATATTACTCAACGCGTTTTTTGCGAACAGCACGGACTGAGTTTATCGACGTTCTTCGCAAAAAGGCGTCAACTTCAAACCGCAGCCCTACCAATGCCAGTTGGATTTGTCAGAGCTGAAGTCGTCGAAAAGACGACGAAGTATCAAGCTCAAATCGCAACGGCTAACATGACACTGCTCGTCAATGATGTTGAGCTGAATATTCCTCAAGGCACGCCTGCGGCCTATCTGGCAGAGCTTATCGGTGCGCTATCATGA
- the tnpB gene encoding IS66 family insertion sequence element accessory protein TnpB (TnpB, as the term is used for proteins encoded by IS66 family insertion elements, is considered an accessory protein, since TnpC, encoded by a neighboring gene, is a DDE family transposase.): protein MKRMLSAPEIYLYRESVDFRKSINGLAAIIESDTDLPLGSGALFLFTNKQRDKSKVLYWDKTGFALWYKRLEKAKYKWPTKEKNEVFTLTQSELDRLLSGFTIIGHKPVRINDFTMT, encoded by the coding sequence ATGAAACGTATGCTGAGCGCTCCTGAGATTTACCTCTATCGTGAAAGCGTCGATTTTAGAAAGTCCATCAACGGCCTCGCGGCGATTATCGAAAGTGACACCGATTTGCCTTTGGGGAGTGGCGCACTGTTCTTGTTTACCAACAAACAGCGCGACAAAAGCAAAGTATTGTATTGGGATAAAACAGGCTTCGCCCTTTGGTATAAACGACTCGAAAAAGCCAAGTACAAGTGGCCTACAAAAGAGAAAAATGAAGTGTTTACCCTGACTCAATCCGAACTTGATAGACTGCTTTCTGGCTTCACGATTATCGGCCATAAACCCGTGCGAATAAACGATTTTACAATGACTTAA
- the tnpC gene encoding IS66 family transposase translates to MKKTPNINPESQDIAELQAMVKALMASETQLKQERQSLLEQLKLAFDRQFAKRSEALNPYDESQGDLFNEAECEAVEEGEVELTTTTTTKKRGKRKPLPKTLPREIIELDLDDHEKQCACCKQSLHKIGEDRSQKLEFSPAVLKVLEYVRPKYACRQCEQTEDNNRIVQKPAPQSIIPKSFATESLLANIILGKYQYAMPLYRQESLFIQSGIELSRTTMARWIIQVSEKFVPLYAALKRHLLEQVVVQADETPLNVLKEDKQCYMWLYCSGADSPGAALPNVKNIALYDYQNSRARACPAAFLGDYSGYLQTDGYGAYDGLHHVTNVGCLAHARRKFMDAKKLQGKGKSGKADKALAKIQKLYGIESRLKGISAEKRKAERQIHAKPILDEFYEWMTIQKVIGSSVLGKAIKYTLGQWPKLIRYIDDGHLSIDNNRAERAIKPLVIGRKNWLFSATQNGADASAMLYSIVETAKANGLILYDYMVKCMKELAKAEPDIDALLPWNFKH, encoded by the coding sequence ATGAAAAAGACGCCAAATATCAACCCAGAAAGTCAAGATATTGCCGAGCTACAAGCGATGGTGAAAGCGCTGATGGCGTCAGAAACCCAATTGAAACAAGAGCGCCAGTCGCTACTCGAACAGCTCAAGCTTGCCTTCGACCGCCAGTTCGCTAAGCGCTCGGAGGCGTTAAATCCTTACGATGAATCACAAGGTGACCTCTTCAACGAAGCGGAATGTGAAGCCGTTGAGGAAGGAGAGGTTGAGCTTACAACGACGACCACAACGAAAAAGCGCGGTAAACGTAAGCCCCTTCCAAAGACCTTACCTCGTGAGATTATCGAACTCGATTTAGACGACCATGAAAAGCAATGCGCTTGCTGCAAGCAGAGCCTGCATAAAATCGGTGAAGACCGGAGTCAAAAGCTGGAGTTCTCACCAGCGGTACTCAAAGTGCTGGAATATGTTCGTCCTAAGTATGCTTGCCGTCAGTGCGAGCAAACAGAGGACAATAACCGCATCGTTCAAAAGCCAGCGCCGCAAAGCATTATTCCTAAGAGCTTCGCGACAGAAAGCTTGCTTGCCAATATCATCCTTGGCAAATACCAATACGCAATGCCGCTGTATCGACAAGAGTCGCTGTTTATCCAATCGGGTATCGAACTATCACGAACCACCATGGCAAGGTGGATTATCCAAGTCAGTGAGAAGTTCGTACCGCTGTATGCTGCCTTGAAAAGGCACCTACTAGAACAAGTGGTGGTTCAGGCGGATGAAACGCCGCTCAATGTACTTAAGGAAGATAAACAGTGTTACATGTGGCTCTACTGCTCGGGCGCTGACTCGCCAGGTGCCGCCCTCCCCAATGTGAAAAACATCGCCTTGTACGACTATCAAAACAGTCGCGCGAGGGCGTGCCCTGCTGCCTTTTTAGGGGATTATAGTGGTTATCTGCAAACCGATGGCTATGGTGCCTATGACGGTCTTCACCACGTGACCAATGTCGGCTGCTTGGCGCATGCACGGCGTAAGTTCATGGATGCTAAGAAGCTTCAAGGAAAAGGCAAGTCAGGCAAAGCGGATAAAGCACTGGCTAAAATCCAAAAGCTCTATGGAATAGAATCACGCTTGAAAGGCATCTCTGCCGAAAAACGAAAAGCAGAGCGGCAGATACATGCCAAACCAATACTGGATGAGTTTTACGAATGGATGACAATTCAGAAAGTGATAGGCTCTAGCGTACTGGGTAAAGCGATAAAGTACACGCTTGGGCAATGGCCGAAGCTCATTCGCTATATCGACGATGGCCACTTATCTATCGACAATAATCGCGCTGAACGCGCAATTAAGCCACTGGTCATTGGCAGGAAAAATTGGTTATTCTCGGCTACTCAAAATGGTGCTGACGCGAGCGCGATGCTTTACAGCATCGTCGAAACCGCGAAAGCCAACGGCCTTATCCTCTACGACTACATGGTCAAGTGCATGAAAGAGTTGGCGAAAGCAGAGCCAGATATCGATGCGCTCCTACCTTGGAACTTCAAACATTAG
- a CDS encoding DUF3360 family protein, which produces MSDVSKDNSASQEEKSYSELHRPASEFKNRSDYLDHELQIMKPRRFALNLPGRDFRFELEDLVPALAGTIGIIAMYSAVMMSWADGLTAAWDHVNLGKDFAIEVARVEMLIPALLFCVLASGFINPRANLAGNHGPMIPLIGTIALAGAHPLALAILLGVFGLLLSYFKGGSKLVNLTGEGVAGGLLVFLGFTGAMSQIGQIQAWATGLETAEVAKGSLGYIGLVVLAVNIVLYAFLARINKRWLAIPACAVTGLLVALAFGAGFDLTFETEMGLPNLNPVYWWGSTSEGWMLGLPNLEHFIASLPFAILAVAMWSPDFLGHRIFQELNYPKRTEKVLMDVDDTMTMCSIRQMVGTAVGGGNITSSWGTYMIPAAIAKRPIPGGAILLGSLCIIIAILGFPMDVAVWPPVMRIALLVGVFLPLLEAGMQMVKDTKDSQSAGICIFASAVVNPVLAWALTMLLDNNGLIGDKERSKKLSFVDRIVIPGGVLIVCLIAMLAVGMLEGQYGIQSFL; this is translated from the coding sequence ATGTCAGACGTATCGAAAGACAACTCAGCCTCTCAAGAAGAGAAGAGCTACAGCGAGTTGCATCGTCCTGCATCAGAGTTTAAAAACCGTTCGGATTATCTAGATCACGAACTTCAAATCATGAAACCACGCCGTTTTGCACTAAACCTTCCAGGTCGTGATTTCCGTTTTGAACTTGAAGATCTTGTACCTGCTCTGGCCGGTACTATTGGTATTATTGCAATGTATTCTGCGGTAATGATGTCTTGGGCTGACGGTCTAACTGCAGCTTGGGATCATGTTAACCTTGGTAAAGATTTTGCAATCGAAGTGGCGCGTGTAGAAATGCTAATTCCTGCATTACTATTTTGTGTTTTAGCTTCAGGTTTTATCAATCCACGTGCGAACCTTGCTGGTAACCACGGGCCAATGATCCCTCTTATTGGTACTATCGCTTTAGCGGGTGCCCACCCTTTAGCACTGGCAATTTTGCTTGGTGTATTTGGTCTTTTATTGAGTTACTTTAAAGGTGGATCCAAACTGGTGAATTTAACCGGTGAAGGTGTCGCCGGTGGCTTACTCGTGTTCCTAGGTTTTACCGGTGCCATGAGTCAAATTGGTCAAATTCAAGCTTGGGCTACAGGGCTAGAAACTGCCGAAGTGGCAAAAGGTAGCCTTGGTTACATCGGCCTAGTAGTTTTGGCCGTAAACATCGTGCTTTACGCTTTCCTTGCTCGCATCAATAAACGTTGGTTGGCGATTCCTGCTTGTGCAGTAACGGGCCTACTGGTTGCATTGGCATTCGGCGCAGGTTTTGATCTAACATTCGAAACTGAAATGGGCTTGCCAAACCTAAACCCTGTTTACTGGTGGGGTTCAACAAGCGAAGGTTGGATGCTTGGTCTTCCAAACCTTGAGCACTTCATTGCTTCATTGCCATTTGCAATTTTAGCGGTAGCGATGTGGTCTCCAGATTTCCTTGGCCATCGCATTTTCCAAGAATTGAACTACCCTAAACGTACTGAAAAAGTACTAATGGATGTTGATGATACAATGACGATGTGTTCTATCCGTCAAATGGTAGGTACAGCAGTTGGTGGTGGTAACATCACATCGTCTTGGGGTACGTACATGATCCCAGCAGCGATTGCTAAACGTCCTATTCCGGGTGGTGCCATTCTGCTAGGTTCACTATGTATCATTATTGCAATCCTAGGTTTCCCTATGGATGTTGCAGTTTGGCCACCAGTAATGCGTATTGCTCTTCTTGTAGGTGTATTCTTACCTCTACTTGAAGCAGGTATGCAAATGGTTAAAGACACGAAAGATTCACAATCTGCTGGTATTTGTATCTTTGCGTCTGCGGTTGTTAACCCGGTACTTGCATGGGCACTAACGATGCTTCTAGACAATAACGGTTTAATCGGTGACAAAGAGCGCTCTAAGAAGCTGTCTTTCGTTGACCGTATAGTGATCCCTGGCGGCGTGCTTATCGTATGTTTGATTGCGATGCTTGCGGTTGGTATGTTGGAAGGCCAATATGGTATTCAATCATTCCTATAA